A single window of Paludibacter jiangxiensis DNA harbors:
- a CDS encoding sulfurtransferase TusA family protein — translation MTTEELKTLKSDKVVDARSMACPGPLLAAKKAIGDVDEGQIMEILSSDEGTKSDIPKWCRKQEFEYLGSIDEDGIYRLFLKK, via the coding sequence ATGACAACAGAAGAATTAAAAACACTGAAAAGCGATAAAGTAGTTGATGCACGTAGTATGGCATGTCCCGGTCCGTTGCTCGCAGCAAAAAAAGCCATTGGCGACGTAGACGAAGGTCAAATCATGGAAATCCTATCGTCGGATGAAGGTACCAAAAGCGACATCCCAAAATGGTGCAGAAAACAAGAATTCGAATACCTCGGCTCCATCGACGAAGATGGAATCTATCGTCTTTTCCTCAAAAAATAA
- a CDS encoding CoB--CoM heterodisulfide reductase iron-sulfur subunit A family protein codes for MKKKIGVYVCHCGGNISDHVDIEKVKAAVRDEADVYLVKNTLFACADSSQKEIGSDIENEHLDAIVVASCSPKLHLNTFRGVAQRAGLNPYNYVQVNIREQSSWAHSDNKTGATEKAILLVKAGIAKAKESEALQSLKIPAANVVAVIGAGVGGMKTAIGLADMGTEVYLIEKDFFVGGRTPQWGTVSPNGDEGAILTEKLYKEVVRRPNITLFTGAELVEKSGSIGNFDLKIAVRPRSVSGNPTAEAMQRAAEVCPVAVKDDFNFGLTNRKAFMLPAQGQFPQTPAIDVAACTRCGECTAACHEVDLAQEEQTITLHVGAFVVNTGFDPYQPAQGEYGYGELDNVITLPQFRRLMELNENELIFNGKKIKKIAYIYCVGSRQDDDEGNTYCSRYCCTATSLTAVLAKKKFGNIINFHFNRGIRTYGKHELVYEAASKQGDIFLQFSLKSIPQIEKRGNKTYVKVKDILTAGKELETEADLIVLVTGMVPRKNELLEQQLKIPTGRDHFFNEIHMKLRPVETVIDGVLIAGTCQSPKNILETVNSSMAAAAKINSVLTKGELSLEPTLAKVNPAACDWCDNCSKACPFDAILQTEINGKKVARVNEANCKGCGMCTPVCPTDAIDLAGYTNAQIESMIDALAEA; via the coding sequence ATGAAGAAAAAAATAGGAGTTTACGTTTGCCACTGCGGAGGCAACATTTCCGACCATGTGGATATTGAAAAGGTGAAAGCTGCCGTGCGCGACGAGGCGGACGTTTATTTGGTAAAGAATACGCTTTTTGCCTGTGCCGACTCTTCTCAAAAAGAGATTGGCAGCGACATTGAAAACGAACATCTCGATGCTATCGTGGTCGCTTCCTGCTCACCGAAACTGCACCTCAACACTTTCCGTGGTGTGGCGCAACGTGCCGGACTGAATCCCTACAACTATGTGCAGGTAAACATTCGCGAACAAAGCTCGTGGGCACATTCCGACAACAAAACCGGCGCTACCGAAAAGGCGATATTGCTGGTAAAAGCCGGTATAGCCAAAGCGAAAGAGAGTGAAGCACTCCAATCGCTCAAAATTCCGGCTGCCAATGTGGTGGCGGTCATCGGAGCCGGTGTGGGAGGCATGAAAACGGCTATCGGTTTGGCCGATATGGGCACGGAGGTTTACCTCATCGAGAAAGATTTCTTTGTGGGAGGCCGCACGCCTCAATGGGGAACCGTTTCTCCGAACGGAGATGAAGGCGCTATACTGACCGAAAAACTCTACAAAGAAGTGGTTCGCCGTCCGAATATTACCCTGTTCACCGGAGCGGAACTGGTAGAGAAAAGTGGAAGCATCGGAAATTTTGATCTCAAAATCGCCGTTCGTCCCCGCAGTGTTTCAGGCAACCCGACCGCTGAAGCTATGCAACGCGCCGCTGAGGTCTGCCCGGTGGCGGTGAAGGATGATTTCAACTTCGGGCTAACCAACAGAAAGGCTTTCATGCTTCCGGCACAAGGGCAGTTCCCACAGACACCAGCAATCGACGTTGCTGCGTGTACACGCTGTGGCGAATGTACTGCTGCTTGTCACGAAGTGGATCTGGCTCAGGAAGAACAAACAATTACGCTGCATGTGGGTGCCTTTGTGGTCAATACCGGCTTTGATCCGTATCAACCTGCACAAGGTGAATATGGTTACGGAGAACTGGACAACGTTATTACGCTTCCGCAATTTCGCCGCTTAATGGAGTTAAACGAAAACGAACTGATTTTCAACGGAAAAAAGATTAAGAAAATCGCCTACATCTATTGCGTCGGTAGCCGGCAGGATGATGATGAAGGAAATACCTATTGCTCGCGTTATTGCTGTACGGCGACTTCTTTGACGGCTGTTCTTGCGAAAAAGAAGTTCGGCAATATCATCAATTTTCACTTCAACCGGGGAATCCGCACGTACGGAAAACACGAACTGGTTTACGAGGCCGCTTCCAAACAAGGCGATATTTTCCTGCAATTTTCGCTAAAGAGCATTCCTCAAATCGAAAAGCGCGGTAATAAAACCTATGTTAAAGTCAAAGATATTCTTACCGCCGGCAAAGAGCTGGAAACGGAAGCCGATCTGATTGTGTTGGTTACCGGCATGGTGCCCCGCAAAAATGAGTTATTGGAACAACAGCTCAAAATTCCAACAGGCCGCGACCACTTCTTCAACGAAATTCACATGAAACTTCGCCCGGTAGAAACAGTGATCGACGGCGTATTGATTGCCGGAACCTGCCAGTCGCCGAAGAATATTTTGGAAACGGTTAATTCGTCGATGGCGGCAGCAGCCAAAATCAATTCGGTACTAACCAAAGGCGAACTATCGCTCGAACCCACGCTGGCCAAAGTGAATCCGGCCGCCTGCGACTGGTGCGACAACTGTTCAAAAGCCTGTCCGTTTGATGCCATTCTTCAAACGGAGATCAATGGTAAAAAAGTGGCACGCGTCAACGAAGCCAACTGTAAAGGTTGCGGCATGTGTACGCCGGTTTGCCCGACCGATGCCATCGATTTGGCAGGCTATACCAATGCCCAGATTGAGTCGATGATTGATGCACTTGCAGAGGCATAA
- a CDS encoding efflux RND transporter periplasmic adaptor subunit, protein MITSTFKSLKIYAIISVASLLAACSSHEKPSENSDKPVAVVVSTPAKSAGGEILLSGKLESENTANLSTRVMGYITSINVKPGDRVAKGALLATISSQDMMAKKAQASAMIAEAEAAARNAGKDYARYQTLYKQQSVSAKELENVSLQNTSAQSRLEAARQMRNEVNAMLAYTQIRAPFSGVITQKLADAGSMASPGMPLLILEQGGNLRVTATVPESEVSQIKVGDVATVDVKSTGKQLHGKVVELSPSSTASGGQYLVKISIPTAEQKGLLSGMYVNATLTGKQVSDQPATGNLRIPVSALVTRDQLTGVYVLNGNNTVSLRWLRIGKTVGDEVEVLSGLNATERYVLRAEGKLYNGAVVIEKR, encoded by the coding sequence ATGATAACTTCTACTTTCAAATCGTTGAAAATCTACGCAATTATTTCGGTTGCCTCTCTGTTGGCGGCCTGTTCATCGCACGAAAAACCGTCCGAAAACAGTGACAAACCGGTTGCTGTGGTGGTCTCCACTCCTGCAAAGAGTGCGGGTGGCGAAATTCTTCTGAGCGGTAAATTAGAGTCGGAAAATACCGCTAACCTGAGCACCCGTGTTATGGGTTACATCACCTCCATCAACGTAAAACCGGGCGATCGGGTTGCCAAAGGTGCCCTACTGGCAACCATCAGCAGTCAGGATATGATGGCCAAAAAGGCACAGGCTTCGGCCATGATTGCCGAGGCGGAAGCAGCAGCCCGCAACGCGGGAAAAGATTATGCCCGCTACCAAACCCTTTACAAACAACAGAGCGTATCGGCCAAGGAGCTGGAAAACGTTTCGTTGCAAAACACATCGGCACAATCGCGCCTCGAAGCTGCCCGCCAGATGCGTAACGAAGTGAATGCCATGCTGGCATATACCCAGATCAGAGCTCCTTTTTCGGGAGTCATTACCCAAAAACTGGCCGACGCTGGAAGTATGGCTTCGCCCGGAATGCCTTTACTGATTCTGGAACAGGGAGGTAACCTCCGTGTGACGGCTACCGTCCCCGAAAGTGAAGTGTCTCAAATCAAAGTAGGTGATGTGGCTACCGTCGACGTAAAATCGACCGGCAAACAGTTGCACGGCAAAGTGGTCGAACTAAGCCCGTCATCGACTGCTTCAGGAGGCCAGTATCTGGTGAAAATATCGATCCCAACCGCAGAACAAAAAGGGTTGCTGTCCGGGATGTATGTCAATGCAACGCTTACGGGCAAACAAGTGAGTGACCAACCGGCCACGGGGAATCTCCGCATCCCAGTATCAGCATTAGTTACCCGCGATCAACTGACCGGAGTCTACGTATTGAACGGGAACAATACGGTATCGTTGCGCTGGCTGCGGATCGGCAAAACAGTCGGCGATGAAGTGGAAGTCCTTTCGGGCCTTAATGCCACCGAACGTTATGTACTGCGAGCCGAAGGCAAATTGTATAATGGCGCGGTGGTGATCGAAAAAAGGTAA
- a CDS encoding YgaP family membrane protein: MMTEKIIRAVAGTLILTSIVLSLTVSLKWLWLGGFVGFNLLQSSFTGFCPLEYFLKKGK; encoded by the coding sequence ATGATGACAGAAAAAATTATACGCGCCGTGGCCGGCACACTTATCCTAACGAGCATTGTTTTGTCGCTTACCGTTTCGTTGAAATGGTTATGGTTGGGCGGCTTCGTCGGTTTTAATCTACTGCAATCGTCCTTCACCGGCTTTTGCCCGCTGGAATATTTCCTAAAAAAGGGGAAATAG
- a CDS encoding CoB--CoM heterodisulfide reductase iron-sulfur subunit A family protein, with translation METQQETCINESLYDVLVIGAGIAGEESALKLADMGYRVLLVEKEPSIGGKMILLSKVFPTLDCAACITTPKVSETARHPNITILTLTEVEEIVRDNKNRFSVTLKKKPRYVVEKDCTGCQECEKACPAIVNDQFQFNLTARKAVYIPFTIANPRVALIDINNCLLCGACEKACPSNCIDFSQTEEQLKITAKSVIVSTGFKLFDPIQIERYGFGRYKNVITSMQMERQLAPTRPFNNILRPSDGKVPDKIAYIFCTGSRDHTVGNPICSQVCCMYSTKQAQLLMGALPMADVSLYYINIRAFGKGFDEFYEQAKDMGAKYVKGKIASITEKENGNLILRYEDIATGKVTEKEHDLVVLSVGILANPGITRVFKKERLETDALNYIRQTDLLQSPAITSIEGVFAAGTATAPMDIPDTIMSAGAAATETSSYLVRLS, from the coding sequence ATGGAAACTCAGCAGGAAACCTGTATTAACGAATCGTTGTACGACGTACTGGTAATCGGCGCGGGCATTGCCGGCGAAGAATCGGCTCTCAAACTGGCCGATATGGGCTATCGGGTATTGCTGGTGGAGAAAGAACCTTCCATCGGTGGCAAAATGATTTTGCTCAGCAAAGTATTCCCCACGCTCGACTGTGCCGCCTGTATCACCACTCCAAAAGTGTCGGAAACGGCTCGTCATCCCAACATCACCATACTCACGCTCACCGAAGTGGAAGAAATTGTGCGTGACAACAAAAACCGTTTTTCGGTAACGCTCAAAAAGAAGCCCCGCTACGTGGTGGAAAAGGATTGCACCGGATGTCAGGAGTGCGAAAAGGCGTGTCCGGCCATTGTCAATGACCAGTTCCAGTTCAACCTGACGGCACGGAAAGCGGTTTATATTCCTTTCACCATCGCCAATCCTCGGGTTGCCTTAATCGACATCAACAACTGTCTGCTGTGCGGTGCCTGCGAAAAGGCCTGTCCGTCCAATTGCATCGATTTCAGTCAAACGGAAGAACAACTGAAAATTACGGCCAAGTCTGTAATCGTTTCTACCGGCTTCAAGCTGTTCGATCCCATTCAAATCGAACGCTACGGTTTCGGACGCTACAAAAACGTGATTACTTCCATGCAGATGGAACGTCAGTTGGCTCCTACCCGTCCGTTCAACAACATCCTGCGGCCTTCCGACGGCAAAGTTCCCGATAAAATCGCCTATATTTTCTGCACCGGTTCGCGCGACCATACCGTGGGCAACCCTATTTGCTCGCAGGTGTGCTGCATGTATTCCACCAAGCAGGCGCAACTCCTGATGGGTGCATTACCTATGGCCGATGTCTCGCTCTACTACATCAACATCCGTGCCTTTGGCAAGGGATTCGACGAGTTTTACGAACAGGCGAAAGACATGGGAGCCAAGTATGTGAAAGGAAAAATTGCCTCTATTACTGAAAAAGAAAACGGCAACCTGATCCTGCGTTACGAAGATATTGCCACCGGAAAAGTAACCGAGAAAGAACACGATTTGGTGGTACTATCGGTCGGCATCCTGGCTAATCCGGGCATTACCCGTGTATTCAAAAAAGAACGACTGGAAACCGATGCCCTTAACTATATCCGCCAGACGGATCTATTGCAAAGCCCGGCCATCACCTCTATCGAAGGGGTTTTTGCTGCCGGAACCGCAACCGCTCCGATGGATATTCCAGACACCATCATGTCAGCCGGAGCAGCTGCCACCGAAACATCAAGTTACTTAGTCAGATTGTCATGA
- a CDS encoding hydrogenase iron-sulfur subunit has product MPKILVFSTEKISDPAIDLAGLLKKHYPYTVYTISVPCSSCIKPRWIMHAYEKGFDGVFIAADGSDCSYGESCSDRTAEVVATTHRLMKEKGLKPSQLKMAAICSVCAEPFVKHITSFMKDLSQKEN; this is encoded by the coding sequence ATGCCTAAAATTTTGGTCTTCTCGACCGAAAAAATCTCCGATCCCGCGATTGACCTCGCGGGATTGTTGAAAAAGCACTATCCCTACACGGTCTACACAATCAGCGTTCCCTGCTCGAGCTGCATCAAGCCCCGCTGGATTATGCACGCTTACGAAAAAGGCTTCGACGGCGTATTCATTGCTGCCGACGGAAGCGATTGTTCGTACGGCGAATCGTGTTCCGACCGCACCGCCGAAGTGGTAGCTACCACCCACCGTTTGATGAAAGAGAAAGGGCTGAAGCCTTCGCAACTGAAAATGGCGGCCATCTGTTCGGTTTGCGCAGAGCCGTTTGTGAAGCATATCACCTCGTTTATGAAAGATTTATCTCAAAAAGAGAACTAA
- a CDS encoding MarR family winged helix-turn-helix transcriptional regulator, producing the protein MIQEKDLYRIKGLLSNNLCSNLKSPFNKTASLRKIRISSEQFQVLGFLRKGKPMSQKRLCELTRRDKPSVTRLLDKLEAKSLVKREADVTDKRIKNISITELGIREFEKVSHITDDLIKSAMEDIDSNQLLIFNSVLNNILNNLAVKAN; encoded by the coding sequence ATGATACAAGAAAAAGACTTGTACAGGATAAAAGGATTACTATCCAACAACTTATGCAGCAATCTCAAAAGCCCTTTCAACAAAACAGCGTCACTTCGGAAGATTAGAATCTCTTCCGAACAGTTTCAGGTTCTGGGCTTTCTACGGAAAGGCAAGCCCATGTCTCAAAAACGGCTTTGTGAGCTTACCCGCAGGGACAAACCATCTGTGACCCGCTTGCTGGATAAACTGGAAGCCAAATCGTTGGTAAAAAGGGAAGCCGACGTTACCGACAAGCGAATTAAAAATATCTCGATTACTGAGCTGGGAATCCGGGAATTTGAAAAAGTCAGCCACATCACGGACGACCTGATAAAAAGTGCGATGGAAGATATAGATAGCAATCAGTTACTGATTTTCAATTCAGTATTAAACAATATCCTAAACAATCTGGCAGTAAAAGCCAATTAA
- a CDS encoding efflux RND transporter permease subunit, giving the protein MKEGLSGRIANLFLKSKLTILLMIAFLLLGAYSTFLIPREEEPQIDVPMADILIGYPGASPKEVESTVSAPLEKVVSNIKGVEYVYSTSMKGQAMVSVQFYVGQDVERSLVKLYNEIMKNMDKLPQGVTMPLVKTRAIDDVPALSLTLWSDKSSDYALTQLAEVVTTEIKKIPNVANVTVLGGRSREVKVVLDKDKMAESHVDFLSVAKQIQGNNAQMNSGNLLQADTAFTVETGNFLSSADDVANLIVGSNGNQPVYLRQIAKVEDGAETPRQYVTFGYGAAAKADQGNHKGNFPAVTLAIAKKKGADAMHLSEQILSKVDHLKKNLIPADVQVTTTRNYGESASHKVSELLMHLFIAIIVVTLFVMLAMGWRGGLVVFLSVPVTFAMTLFAYYFLDYTLNRITLFALVFVTGIVVDDSIIIAENMHRHFKMKRLPFHQAAIFAINEVGNPTILATFTVIAAVLPMAFVSGLMGPYMSPMPIGASIAMLISLIIALTLTPYLGYLFLRGKNDGGKEHKEHRMEESKIYRMYRATIVPLLENRKRRWAFMLTTVAVLLLSMLLFYTKAVPVKMLPFDNKNEFQVVIDMPEGTTLERTAAVTQEISQYIAKQPLVINYQGYVGTSAPISFNGLVRHYDMRRGENVADIQVNLVDKSERSEQSHAIVKGMRPSIQAIAKKYNANVKVVEVPPGPPVMSTMVAEIYGPDYDQQMAIARQVKQLMKSTPDVVDVDWMVEDDQPQLNFDVDKEKAMKMGVAPAQVVATVRAALSGMPAGVLHRPNSYQPVNIMLQLNDADKASVADLSNLKVMNQQGLAVPVSDLIQVKKEIAPKSIFRKNQKRVVYVTGDMAGKLESPFYAMNNISDRLKEVKLPAGYSLNEEYSKQPELEDNYSLKWDGEWQITYEVFRDLGIAFMVVLVIIYILIVGWFQNFTVPFVMLAAIPLSLIGIVIGHWLMGTFFSATSMIGFIALAGVMVRNSVLLIDFINIRLKDGIPLKQSIIEAGAVRTTPILLTAGAVALGAVVILFDPIFQGLAISLMGGTITSTLLTLIVVPLLYFKMMRKKYPESQA; this is encoded by the coding sequence ATGAAAGAAGGATTATCGGGCAGAATTGCCAATCTGTTTTTGAAGTCGAAACTCACCATCCTGCTGATGATCGCCTTCCTGTTGCTGGGCGCATACAGCACCTTTCTGATTCCCCGCGAGGAGGAACCTCAAATCGACGTACCGATGGCCGATATTTTGATCGGTTATCCCGGAGCATCTCCGAAAGAAGTGGAGTCGACCGTGTCGGCACCCCTCGAAAAAGTGGTCTCGAATATCAAAGGAGTCGAGTATGTCTATTCCACCTCCATGAAGGGGCAAGCGATGGTGTCGGTGCAGTTTTACGTGGGACAGGATGTGGAACGCTCGTTGGTGAAGCTCTACAACGAGATTATGAAAAACATGGATAAACTGCCGCAGGGAGTTACCATGCCTTTGGTAAAAACCCGCGCCATCGACGATGTGCCCGCGCTGAGCCTCACTTTGTGGAGCGACAAAAGCAGCGATTATGCTCTGACACAGTTGGCAGAAGTGGTGACGACCGAAATCAAGAAAATTCCCAATGTAGCCAATGTAACGGTGTTGGGAGGCCGGAGCCGCGAAGTAAAAGTGGTGCTCGATAAGGATAAAATGGCCGAAAGTCATGTCGATTTTCTCTCGGTTGCCAAACAGATTCAGGGGAATAATGCTCAGATGAATTCGGGCAATCTGCTGCAGGCCGACACGGCCTTCACGGTAGAAACAGGTAATTTTTTGAGTAGCGCCGACGATGTGGCCAACCTGATTGTGGGGTCTAACGGTAATCAACCCGTCTACCTGCGTCAGATTGCCAAAGTAGAAGATGGCGCCGAAACTCCCCGTCAGTATGTGACCTTTGGTTATGGCGCGGCGGCGAAAGCAGATCAGGGCAACCACAAGGGAAATTTCCCTGCCGTCACCTTAGCCATTGCGAAAAAGAAGGGTGCCGATGCCATGCACCTCTCCGAACAAATCCTCAGCAAGGTGGATCATCTTAAAAAAAATCTGATACCGGCCGATGTTCAGGTGACGACCACCCGCAACTACGGAGAATCGGCCTCGCACAAAGTGTCGGAGCTGCTGATGCACCTCTTTATCGCTATTATCGTGGTAACCTTATTTGTGATGCTGGCCATGGGCTGGCGCGGCGGATTAGTAGTATTCCTGTCGGTACCGGTGACCTTTGCCATGACGCTTTTTGCCTACTATTTCCTCGATTATACATTAAACCGCATCACGCTCTTTGCTTTGGTGTTTGTTACGGGAATCGTGGTGGACGACTCCATCATTATTGCCGAAAACATGCACCGCCATTTCAAGATGAAACGATTGCCCTTCCATCAGGCAGCCATCTTTGCCATCAACGAAGTGGGCAATCCGACTATTCTGGCAACTTTCACGGTAATCGCCGCCGTTTTGCCCATGGCTTTCGTGTCGGGATTGATGGGACCGTATATGAGTCCGATGCCGATCGGGGCATCTATTGCTATGCTTATTTCGTTGATTATCGCCCTGACACTCACGCCTTATCTCGGCTATCTCTTTCTGCGCGGCAAAAACGACGGTGGAAAAGAGCACAAAGAGCACCGGATGGAAGAGAGTAAAATCTACCGGATGTATCGTGCCACAATTGTTCCTTTACTGGAGAATCGCAAGAGAAGATGGGCTTTTATGCTGACAACCGTTGCTGTCTTGCTTCTCTCGATGCTGTTGTTCTACACCAAAGCGGTACCGGTCAAGATGTTGCCATTCGACAACAAAAACGAGTTTCAGGTAGTGATCGACATGCCCGAGGGTACGACGCTGGAACGAACGGCTGCCGTCACACAAGAGATTTCGCAATACATTGCAAAACAACCGCTGGTTATCAACTATCAGGGTTACGTAGGGACTTCTGCTCCTATCAGTTTCAACGGGTTGGTGCGCCATTACGACATGCGCCGCGGCGAAAATGTAGCCGATATTCAGGTAAATCTGGTGGATAAAAGCGAACGCAGCGAACAGAGTCACGCGATTGTCAAAGGAATGCGTCCTTCGATTCAGGCAATTGCCAAAAAGTACAATGCGAACGTAAAAGTGGTAGAGGTGCCTCCTGGTCCGCCGGTGATGTCGACCATGGTAGCCGAAATTTACGGCCCCGACTACGATCAACAGATGGCAATCGCCCGTCAGGTGAAGCAGTTGATGAAGTCGACACCCGATGTGGTGGATGTAGACTGGATGGTGGAAGACGATCAGCCGCAACTCAACTTTGATGTCGACAAAGAAAAGGCCATGAAGATGGGTGTAGCTCCCGCTCAGGTGGTGGCTACTGTCAGAGCGGCTCTGTCGGGAATGCCTGCCGGTGTGTTGCATCGACCCAACAGTTACCAACCGGTGAATATTATGCTCCAATTGAACGATGCCGATAAGGCCAGCGTGGCCGATCTGAGCAATTTAAAAGTGATGAATCAGCAAGGGTTGGCGGTTCCTGTCAGCGACCTGATTCAGGTGAAAAAAGAGATTGCTCCGAAGAGTATTTTCCGCAAAAACCAGAAACGGGTAGTCTATGTCACCGGTGATATGGCCGGAAAGCTGGAGAGTCCGTTCTATGCCATGAACAATATATCGGATCGGTTGAAGGAGGTCAAACTGCCTGCCGGTTATTCGCTCAACGAAGAGTACAGCAAACAACCCGAACTGGAAGACAACTACTCCCTGAAATGGGACGGCGAATGGCAAATTACATACGAAGTGTTCCGTGATTTGGGAATCGCCTTTATGGTGGTGTTGGTCATTATCTATATCCTGATTGTAGGGTGGTTTCAAAATTTCACCGTGCCCTTTGTGATGCTGGCGGCCATCCCGTTATCGCTCATTGGCATCGTTATCGGCCACTGGTTGATGGGGACGTTTTTCAGCGCAACCTCTATGATCGGTTTTATTGCACTGGCCGGAGTGATGGTGCGTAACTCGGTGCTGCTGATTGACTTTATCAACATCCGGCTGAAGGATGGCATACCGCTCAAACAATCGATTATCGAAGCCGGTGCCGTGCGTACCACGCCCATTTTGCTGACAGCCGGTGCCGTGGCGCTGGGTGCCGTGGTCATCCTGTTCGACCCAATTTTCCAGGGTTTGGCCATCTCGCTGATGGGAGGAACCATCACCTCGACGTTGCTCACGCTGATCGTTGTTCCGTTGCTTTATTTCAAAATGATGAGAAAGAAATATCCCGAATCGCAAGCATAA
- a CDS encoding DsrE/DsrF/DrsH-like family protein gives MANELEAQVQLLEAQLKKLQKNQPKDQLSIIVFSGDLDKVLAAMIIATGARAMDMEVKMFFTFWGTAMLRDKNKSPKGKDFMSKMFGFMLPKGSTKLKLSKLNMFGMGTAMLKDLMKKKNVASLEDLIATAAEFGVEICICEMSMNLMGFKKEEMIDYPNLSYVGVGTYLSDADESKIQLFI, from the coding sequence ATGGCAAACGAACTGGAAGCTCAGGTTCAGCTACTCGAAGCTCAACTGAAAAAACTGCAAAAAAATCAACCGAAAGATCAACTTTCCATTATCGTCTTTTCCGGCGATCTGGATAAAGTGCTTGCGGCAATGATCATTGCCACCGGCGCGCGGGCAATGGACATGGAAGTAAAAATGTTCTTTACTTTCTGGGGTACGGCAATGTTGCGCGACAAGAATAAATCGCCGAAAGGAAAAGATTTCATGTCGAAGATGTTTGGATTCATGTTGCCCAAAGGCAGCACCAAACTGAAACTCTCCAAACTTAACATGTTCGGCATGGGCACGGCAATGCTCAAAGACCTGATGAAAAAGAAAAATGTAGCTTCGTTGGAAGATTTAATCGCCACGGCTGCTGAATTCGGTGTTGAAATCTGCATTTGCGAAATGAGTATGAACCTCATGGGTTTCAAGAAAGAAGAGATGATCGACTACCCGAACCTTTCATATGTAGGCGTGGGAACCTATCTTTCCGATGCTGACGAAAGCAAAATTCAATTATTCATATAA
- a CDS encoding Crp/Fnr family transcriptional regulator: protein MKFNPGETIFKENAINAGVVYLKSGLVKIHTCTLAKDRILRLTKAPSYLCLPSSLGTSVNQFTATALEPTEACFIELATFKQLIVENGDFAYQIITALSQREMNNFHVSLNLGQKQANGRVADALLYLANDIYENDSFVIPFSRQELGDWIGVTRESISRILAEFNATGIIRQEGREISILNKELLEQISEKG, encoded by the coding sequence GTGAAATTCAACCCCGGAGAGACCATCTTTAAGGAGAATGCCATCAATGCAGGAGTGGTTTATCTGAAATCCGGATTGGTCAAAATTCACACCTGCACACTGGCCAAAGACCGGATTCTGCGTTTGACAAAAGCGCCATCCTATTTGTGCCTGCCCAGTTCACTCGGTACGTCTGTCAATCAGTTTACTGCCACTGCGCTTGAACCGACAGAAGCCTGTTTCATTGAGCTTGCCACGTTCAAACAGCTGATTGTGGAAAACGGTGACTTTGCTTATCAAATCATCACGGCTTTGAGTCAGCGGGAGATGAATAACTTTCACGTGTCGCTCAATCTGGGACAAAAACAGGCAAACGGACGCGTGGCCGATGCGTTGCTTTATCTGGCTAACGATATTTATGAAAACGATTCGTTTGTGATTCCGTTCTCCCGTCAGGAATTGGGCGACTGGATCGGAGTAACAAGGGAGAGTATCAGCCGCATACTGGCCGAATTCAATGCAACAGGCATTATCCGACAGGAAGGACGTGAAATTTCCATTCTCAACAAAGAATTGCTGGAACAGATCAGCGAAAAGGGATAA